The DNA sequence AGCGTCTGCTCGTAGCTGCGGGCACGGGCGCAGTTCTCGGCGCGCGCCTGGGCCAGGCGTTCTTCCTCCGCCTTGCGCTTGGCCTGCTGCTCTTCCTCTTCCTTCTTGCGCCGGGCTTCCAGCTCCTTGTCCACCGTGGGGGCGGCGGGCTTGAGCGCGGCGTCCTCGGCCGCGGAGGCCGCAGCCGGCGGGGGCGGCGGCAGGGCGCGGCTGTGCGCCGGGCGCTGCAGGATGTCCTTGTCCGGCACGCTGGCGGGCGGCGGGCGGTCGCTGTACTGCACCTTGCCGGCAGCATCCTTCCATTTCCACTGCGCGGCGGCGGGCAGGGCGGCTGCCAGGCCCAGGGCAAGGCAGATCCCGGCGGGCAACAGGCGAAGTGACGCAAATTTCATGCGGCGCAGTGTAGCGGCCGCCTTGCGGCCTCACCAAGGGGGCGGCCCCGGCCCCGCGCGCCGGGTGTGACCGATCGCACGGTTTGCCGGCGGCCCGATAGGCCCGGCACGCGGTGCGGGCGAGCCCCCGGGCCGGCCGGCGGCTACATATAATCCGCTTTTGCGTCTGGAGCTTCTCGAATGCGCCTGCTCGGTAAAGCGCTCACCTTCGACGACGTGTTGTTGGTGCCGGCGTACTCCCAAGTGTTGCCCCGCGACACGTCCCTCGCCACCCGACTCACCCGCAACATCACGCTGAACCTGCCGCTGGTGTCCGCCGCCATGGACACCGTCACGGAATCCCGCCTGGCCATCACGATGGCCCAGGAAGGCGGCATCGGCATCATCCACAAGAACCTCAGCCCCAAGCAGCAGGCGGCCGAGGTCTCCAAGGTCAAGCGCTACGAGTCCGGCATCCTGCGCGACCCGATCACGGTCACGCCGGACATGCCCGTGCGCGCGGTCAAGGAGCTGTCGCAGGAACACGGCGTCTCGGGCTTCCCGGTGCTCGAGGGCAAGAAGGTGGTCGGCATCGTCACCGGCCGCGACCTGCGCTTCGAGACCCGCCTGGATCTGCCGATCCGCGAGATCATGACCCCGCGCGAGCGCCTGGTCACGGTCAAGGAAGGTGCCTCGCTGGAAGAGGGCAAGGCCCTGATGCACAAGCACCGCCTGGAGCGCGTGCTGGTCGTCAACGACGACTTCGAGCTGCGCGGCCTGATGACGGTCAAGGACATCACCAAGCAGACCAACTTCCCCAACGCCGCGCGCGATGCGCACGGCAAGCTGCGCGTCGGCGCCGCGGTGGGCGTCGGTGAAGGCACCGAGGAACGCATCGACCTGCTGGTCAAGGCCGGCGTCGACGTGATCGTGGTCGACACCGCCCACGGCCACAGCAAGGGCGTGCTCGAGCGCGTGCGCTGGGTCAAGCAGCACTACCCGCAGGTCGAGGTGATCGGCGGCAACATCGCCACCGGCGCGGCCGCGCTGGCCCTGGTGGAGGCGGGCGCCGACGCGGTCAAGGTCGGCATCGGCCCCGGCTCGATCTGCACTACCCGCATCGTCGCGGGCGTGGGCGTGCCGCAGATCACCGCGATCGACAACGTCGCCACCGCGCTGGCCGGCACCGGCGTGCCGCTGATCGCCGACGGCGGCATCCGCTACTCCGGCGACATCGCCAAGGCCATCGCGGCCGGCGCCCACACGGTGATGATGGGCGGCATGTTCGCCGGCACCGAGGAAGCCCCGGGCGAGGTCATCCTGTACCAGGGCCGCAGCTACAAGAGCTACCGCGGCATGGGCTCGATCGGCGCGATGAAGGCCGGCTCGGCCGACCGCTACTTCCAGGAAAACGACGAGTCCACCAACCCCAATGCCGACAAGCTGGTGCCCGAGGGCATCGAAGGCCGGGTGCCGTACAAGGGGGCGCTGGTCACCATCCTGTACCAGATGGCCGGCGGCCTGCGCGCGGCGATGGGCTACTGCGGCTGCGCCAGCATCGAGGAGATGCGCACCAAGGCCGAGTTCGTCCAGATCACCGCGGCCGGCATCCGCGAGAGCCACGTCCACGACGTGCAGATCGTCAAGGAAGCGCCGAACTACCGCGTGGAGTGATTCCGGCTTTCACCGACGCCCAGGCAGCACCTGCTCCGGTGCTGCCTTTTCCTTTTCCAGACTCAGGTGTACACCGTGCACGACAAGATCCTCATCCTCGACTTCGGCTCCCAGGTCACCCAGCTCATCGCGCGGCGCGTGCGCGAGGCCCACGTGTACTGCGAGGTGCACCCCTGCGACGTGACCGACGACTGGGTGCGCGACTACGCGCGTGACGGCCACCTGAAGGGCGTGATCCTTTCCGGCAGCCACGCCAGCGTCTACGAGGAAAGCACCGACCGTGCCCCGCAGGTGGTGTTCGAGCTGGGCGTGCCGGTGCTGGGCATCTGCTACGGCATGCAGACCATGGCGACCCAGCTGGGCGGCAAGGTCGAGGGCGGCCACAAGCGCGAGTTCGGCTATGCCGAGGTGCGCGCCCATGGCCACACCGCGCTGCTGAAGGACATTGCCGACTTCACCACGCCCGAAGGCCACGGCATGCTGAAGGTGTGGATGAGCCACGGCGACAAGGTCACCGAGCTGCCGCCGGGCTTCAAGCTGATGGCCAGCACCCCGAGCTGCCCCATCGCCGGCATGGCCGACGAGGCGCGCCGCTTCTACGGCGTGCAGTTCCACCCCGAGGTGACGCACACGGTCAAGGGCCGCGACATCCTCAACCGCTTCGTGCTGCAGATCTGCGGCGCCAAACCCGACTGGGTGATGGGCGACTACATCAGCGAGGCGGTGCAGAAGATCCGCGAGCAGGTGGGCGACGAGGAAGTGATCCTGGGCCTGTCCGGCGGCGTCGATTCCAGCGTCGCGGCGGCGTTGATCCACCGCGCCATCGGCGACCAGCTCACCTGCGTGTTCGTCGACCACGGCCTGCTGCGCCTCAACGAAGGCCAGATGGTGATGGACATGTTCGCGCGCAACCTGGGCGTGAAGGTGGTGCACGTCGATGCGAGCGAGCAGTTCACGGGCCACCTCAAGGGCGTGGCCGACCCCGAGGCCAAGCGCAAGATCATCGGCCGCGAGTTCGTCGAGGTGTTCCAGGCCGAGGCGCGCAAGCTCACCCGCGCCAAGTGGCTGGCGCAGGGCACGATCTACCCGGACGTGATCGAGTCCGCCGGCGCCAAGACCGGCAAGGCCACCACGATCAAGAGCCACCACAACGTCGGCGGCCTGCCCGAGACGCTGGGCCTGAAGCTGCTCGAGCCGCTGCGCGAGCTGTTCAAGGACGAGGTGCGCGAGCTGGGCGTGGCGCTCGGCCTGCCGCACGAGATGGTCTACCGCCACCCGTTCCCCGGCCCCGGCCTGGGCGTGCGCATCCTGGGCGAGGTCAAGCGCGAATACGCCGACCTGCTGCGCCGCGCCGACGCGATCTTCATCGAGGAACTGCGCAACACCGTCGACCCCGCCACCGGCAAGAGCTGGTACGACCTGACCAGCCAGGCGTTTGCCGTGTTCCTGCCGGTCAAGAGCGTGGGCGTGATGGGCGACGGCCGCACCTACGACTACGTCGTCGCCCTGCGCGCCGTGCAGACCAGCGACTTCATGACCGCCGACTGGGCCGAGCTGCCGTACAGCCTGCTCAAGAAGGTCTCCAGCCGCATCATCAACGAGGTGCGCGGCATCAACCGCGTGACCTACGACGTGTCGTCGAAGCCGCCGGCGACGATTGAGTGGGAGTGAATTACAGTCGGTTCCACATCGTTCAGAATGGTTCAAAGAAGCCGATGTTTCAGTAAGTAAATCAATGAGTTAGGCGACGATCTTGTGTCAGGATCGTTCAGACTGATTCATCGGGTGAAAAACTGGAATGTCGGTAGAAATGACGGCACATTCGCGGTGACTCGAATCCCTCCGAGCCGATACCGTCAAGCTGTTTTGACGGTATCGGGAGAGGCCCAAGGAACCGAAATGCCCCGACAAAGCCCCCCGCTTGCCCCTGCGCAGAAGCAGGCGGCCATGTTGACCTCCGCCCCCGACGGCGTGTTCGTGCCCGTCGAGGACGCGCAGACGGCGCACTTACCGTCAACCTTCAGCCCCGCTGACGGTACCGTTCTTCGCAACGCTGACGGTATTCGTCAGCGCAAGGGCGCAGCCCTGACCGATACCAGCCTCAAGGCGCTCAAGCCACAGGCCAAGGCGTACAAGGTGACCGACGGCGGCGGCATGTATGTGGTCGTGTCGCCTTCCGGTACCAAGACCTTCCGCTACGACTACCGCCTTGACGGTAAGCGCGAGACGCTGACCGTCGGGCGCTACGAGCCCGGCACGGCGAACCGCACCGACTCCGAACTCAAGGCGCTGGACTACGGCGCTGTCGTTTCCCTGAAGGACGCCAGAGCCCTGCGCGACCGTGCGCGGCGTAGCGTCGAGGCTGGCGTTTCTCCGTCCAAGGCCAAGGTCGAGAAGCGCATTGCCAGTGCCGACGCCGATACTTTCGGCGCGTGGGTGAAACGGTATTTCGAGCACAAGGCTGACCCCAAGAGCGGCAAGGAGCAACTGGCCGACTCGACCCTGGCCCTGCGCAAGTCGGTTTACCGTCGCATCCTTGAGGAGCCGCTGGGCAAGAAACGGCTGGACGAAATCAAACCGACGGCGCTGGCCGCGCTGCTGGACCAGGCGAAGGCCGAGCGCGGCCCTGGCCCTGCCGTCCATGCGCGCGAGTTGGTGCTTCTGGTGTACCGCTATGCCATCGGCAAAGGCGTCGAGGTGGACAACCCGGCCGAGAAGATCGCCCGCAAGACCATTGCCACCTTTCAGGCACGCGAGCGCAACCTGACCCGGCACGAGATCAAGACGTTCTTCGAGGCGCTGCAACACACCGCAACGGCCCCGACGCTGCGCCTGGCGGTCAAGTTCATGCTGCTGACGGGTGTGCGCAAGGGCGAGTTCATCGGCGCGACCTGGAAGGAGATCGACTGGGACCGAGCGACATGGACGATCCCGAAGGAGCGGATGAAGGCCGACCGCGAGCATGTGGTCTACCTGTCCGAGCAAGCGCTCGACATCCTGACCACGCTCAAGACCTGCTTCCCGTCGAGCAAGTTCCTGCACCCTGGCCGCTACGAGCGTGATGTGCCTATCAGCAACGCCACGCTGAACCGCACCATTGACGCGACGGTCAAGCTCATCAACGAGAAGCGCGACCCCGACGCTGAAGAGTTCGAGACGTTCAGCGTCCACGACCTGCGCCGCACGTTTTCAACCAGGCTCAACGATGCGCTGTTCCCCGAGGCCCTGATCGAGGCCTGCCTGGCCCACGCCAAGAAAGACCAAGTGGCGGCGGCCTACAACCACGCCAAGCACGCAGCTCCCCGCCGGGCGCTGATGCAGGGCTGGGCCGACATGATCGACTGCTGGATCAAGGGCGAGAGCGCCAAGGACGTCGTGGCTCAGACAAAGGCGAAAATCGACGAAGCGGCGCACGACGACTCGGAGCTCGATCTATGAACCGAACTGAAGCAAGGGGGATGTGGCAACGCATCGCCGATGGAGGGCTCACCGACCTGGACAGCCAGGACGCGGCGCACCTGCACGCCTGGATCCGGGGCGTCGCGTCCAGGATCCTGTCCGCTGACGATGGGTCTGACGCCGGCCAGCGCCCTGGCCGCGTCCTGGCGGCTGTCGGGCTCTCTGGCAAGCCCGACGGCTACGCCGCCCTGCGCGAGGTGGTCAACGACGTCGTGTGGGAGTTTCCGGTCATCACCGCCGACGGCGAGCTCGACGAGACCCGCGCCCAGCTCGTGCGCCAGATGGTGGAGATAGCCCGCCAGCGGGGCCTGCTCAAGGGCGTCTACGCGGTCGACGACAAGCAGGCCACCGACCTGATCAGGAAGATCCTGCGCAAGCAAATCTAGAGTTTCTTGGGTTAACGCGCCAGCCATCGGTGCATAAATTCCGTGTCGTTCACCCACTTTCAAAGGAACGACGATGGAACAGAAAACCAGGCGCACCCTTCGACGTGATGACGTGCTGCGCAAGACTGGGCTGAGCCGCACGAGCCAATACATGCTCGAACGTGCTGGTGACTTCCCGAAGCATTTCCTGCTGACGCCGCGCTGCGCTGTCTGGTTCGAGGACGAGGTGGACGCCTGGCTGGACGCACGGAGCAAGGCCGCCATCAAGGCAGCCACGGCCCCGGATCACACGCTGCGCCAAGCATTCGCCGGTCGCGGCAAGCAGAAGCTGACGCGCGAGGCGCTGGCCTGAAGGCCGCAGCCAAGATCGCCAAGCAAGGCCGCCGAGGATCGCTGATGCGGCAGCCACTCGTTGCGGTCAATGACCAGGGGCGGCGCATCGGCGAAGGCCATCCGCTGGCGCGGCTGTCCGACGCCGAGGTGGACCTGATCCACGAGCTGCGCGAGGCCGGCATGAGCTACGGCGAGCTGGCGGCGCGCTTCGGGGTGAGCAAGAGTTGCATCGCGCACATCCTAACGGGCCGTCGCCGTGGTGAAGTGCCAGCCGCCTGGGTGCCGCGGCCTGTCAAGCCCGCCAAGCCCGCCGCGCCGCGCAAGCGCACGCGCACCAACAAGAGGCCGAGCCAGCCAGCGGAGCAGGCCGCGGAGCCGCAAGGCGCTGTGCTGTTCCAGCAGCAGCTCAACGCCGCCTGGCGTTGAGGCAGCCCGACCAGGTGCGACCCCCGCCGGCCAAGGAAGGGGGCGCGCCGCCCCGGCCCCGACCGGCCCGCGCTGCCGGGCCGTATCCATGAAGCCGGAAACCTGCGCGAAGATGCACTCAACGGTTCGCCAACACGCACCGTTACCTGAAAGGAGCCCACCCATGAAACCGACCAACGACATCGACCCGTTTCTCACGCGCACCCAGGTGCGCGCCCTCTTCGGCGGCATCTCACGCAGCGCCCTTCGCAACTGGGAGCTCAGCGGCAAGCTGCCTCCGCCCGTGCGGCTGTCCGCCCGCGTCATCGGCTGGCGCCGGTCGACCATCGAGGCGCTGCTGGAAGGCCGCGGCGTGAAAGAAAGCGGAGGTGCCCGATGAGTAAGACGCAGACCTGGATGGATGTCTTCGGTCCAAAAGAAAACGCCCAGCTGGCGGGCCGGGCGCAATCAGTGGGCAAGAAAGGACACGTACAGACGAATGATGCAGCAACTGCGACAGCCACGCAAGTACACGGACACGAGCCGCTCATCGAGCCCGCGCGGCCAGAGGAGTTCGAGATCATCACCGAGGCTGCCGTGAAGCAGGCGGAGCAGGTGCTCCGCACCCTGCGGGAGCCGCTGGTGACGATCACCACGTTCGCTCGCGCTAAGGGTGCGGGTGCGACCACGGGCCGCCGCCATGATGTCACCTGGGACCGTCTATGCAAGGTGCTGAGCGCCCCGAAGGAGCACCCCAACAAGGACAGCCTGCCGTTGATCAAGTTCTCCCGCATGCCGGGCGATTCTCGCGCTGCGGGCACCATGCCGGAGAACATGACGGCGGTCGTCGGGGACTACGACGACGGCGAAGTGTCGGTCGACGAGGCCGTTGCCCGCCTGTCTGCAGCCGGCATCTCTGCCGTGGTCTACACCACCCGTCGCCACCGGCCCGAAGCGCCCCGCTGGCGCGTCATTGCGCAGCTGGCCAGCCCAGTCGCGGTTGCAGAGTACGCGGAGCACGTGGACCTACTCAACGGGGCCCTGGGCGGCATCCTGGCGCCCGAGAGCTGGGAGACCACGCGGTGCTACTTCTACGGCAAGGTCAATGGTGTCGAGTACCGCTGCGAGCAGGTGCCCGGCGCCCCGCTCGACATCAAGGCGGTCGCTGGCGTGGACTGGGAACCCATCGGCAAGCCCGGCGGAGCCAGCACAAAGCCCAGCAAGGCCGAGCCCGTCGCTGACGACGACAGGGCCTTTGAGCGCGCCATCACCCTCGGCAAGGTGACGGACAGGACCATGCACGATCTGGAGTTTGCGCTCGAGGCCATCAAGGACTTGGCGGACGATCGCGAGAAATGGGTCGACGTCTTCCTGGCCTTGGTTTCCCTGAAGGGCACCGAGCACGAGGACCATGCCCGGCAGCTGTACGAGAAGTGGAGCCGGAACAGCACGAAATGGTGTGCGGCGGAGGACGACGAGCACAAGTGGGACCGCGAGAGCGCCCGCGACATCACCTACGCGTCTATCTTCAAGTGGGCCGACGAGCACGAGGAGAAGCTCGGTGTGGCCAAGACGGAGAGCTGGCGGGCCAAGGCCAAGGCGGCGTGGGAGGGGAAGACCATCGCCGCGCTGGGCTCCAACGTCGTGCCCTACACCGAGTTCGCCGGGACGATGGAGCCGCCCAGCTACGTCTGGCACCGGGTCCTGCAGAAGGGGTGCCTGTACGCGCTGACGGCGAAGTGGGGGCACGGCAAGACTGCGGTGATGATCACCGTGGCCCTGCACGTCGCCACCGGCCGAGCGCTGGGCGGCCATCAGGTCAAGCGTGGGCGTGTGCTCTACCTCTGCGGGGAGAACCCCGCCGACGTGCGGTTGCGCGTCGCAGCTGCCGTTTTGAAGTTCGGCATTGGCCATGCGGAGCTCGCCGGGCAAATCTTCTTCACCCGCCGGCCGTTCGCCCTGGACAACGAGGTGGAGCTCAAGCGGTTCGTGCAGGAGGCCAGTGCATTCGGCCCGTTCGGCCTGGTCTTGATCGACACCGGCCCGGCGCACTCCTCGGCCGAGGAGGAGAACGACAACCGGGAGATGCACAAGCTGGCCATGGCCATGCGCGATCTGATGGGGCCGCTGGGCAACCCGGCCGCCGTCGCGCTGATGCACCCCACCAAGGAGGCGACCCGTGACAACCTGCAGCCGCGCGGCGGCGGTGCGTTTTCCGGGTCCATCGACGGCGAGCTGTGCGCCTGGCAGGAGCAGGGGCAGGTCGACTTCTTCCACCGCACAAAGTTCCGCGGCCCTGGGTTCGACCCCATCCGCTTCGTGCTCGAGCGGTTCGAGCTGCCTGGGATGGAGGACAACTTCGGCGAGCCCGTGGTGACTGTGGTTGCGGTCGAGTCGAGCAACGCGGAGGGCATGCCGATCTGTCGCAAGCCGCTGACGGGCGCCGCGGCGATCGCGCACCGCGCGCTCGAGACCGCGCTGGACGACATCGCGGTCCGCCGGGAGGTTGACGGCACCTTTGCCAGGGAGGCGTCCCGCGCGCTCAACTGTCCGGCACCCGAGGCCGCCGTTCACATCGACGACTGGCGGCGAGTGGCCTACGACATGGGCATCTCGGAGGGTGACGGCGAGGCCAAGAAAAAAGCGTTCAGGCGTGCGCGCGGTAAGCTGGTTGACGACGGCATCGTGAGGGTTTGGAAGGACCTGTACTGGCTGCCGGAGGCCGCATGAACGCCGCGGCGGTAGGGGGACAAGGGGACAACAGGGGGACATGTCCCCTCTATGTCCCCCTTACGCGGGGAGGAGGGGGACAA is a window from the Caldimonas thermodepolymerans genome containing:
- a CDS encoding tyrosine-type recombinase/integrase codes for the protein MLTSAPDGVFVPVEDAQTAHLPSTFSPADGTVLRNADGIRQRKGAALTDTSLKALKPQAKAYKVTDGGGMYVVVSPSGTKTFRYDYRLDGKRETLTVGRYEPGTANRTDSELKALDYGAVVSLKDARALRDRARRSVEAGVSPSKAKVEKRIASADADTFGAWVKRYFEHKADPKSGKEQLADSTLALRKSVYRRILEEPLGKKRLDEIKPTALAALLDQAKAERGPGPAVHARELVLLVYRYAIGKGVEVDNPAEKIARKTIATFQARERNLTRHEIKTFFEALQHTATAPTLRLAVKFMLLTGVRKGEFIGATWKEIDWDRATWTIPKERMKADREHVVYLSEQALDILTTLKTCFPSSKFLHPGRYERDVPISNATLNRTIDATVKLINEKRDPDAEEFETFSVHDLRRTFSTRLNDALFPEALIEACLAHAKKDQVAAAYNHAKHAAPRRALMQGWADMIDCWIKGESAKDVVAQTKAKIDEAAHDDSELDL
- a CDS encoding AAA family ATPase, which translates into the protein MSKTQTWMDVFGPKENAQLAGRAQSVGKKGHVQTNDAATATATQVHGHEPLIEPARPEEFEIITEAAVKQAEQVLRTLREPLVTITTFARAKGAGATTGRRHDVTWDRLCKVLSAPKEHPNKDSLPLIKFSRMPGDSRAAGTMPENMTAVVGDYDDGEVSVDEAVARLSAAGISAVVYTTRRHRPEAPRWRVIAQLASPVAVAEYAEHVDLLNGALGGILAPESWETTRCYFYGKVNGVEYRCEQVPGAPLDIKAVAGVDWEPIGKPGGASTKPSKAEPVADDDRAFERAITLGKVTDRTMHDLEFALEAIKDLADDREKWVDVFLALVSLKGTEHEDHARQLYEKWSRNSTKWCAAEDDEHKWDRESARDITYASIFKWADEHEEKLGVAKTESWRAKAKAAWEGKTIAALGSNVVPYTEFAGTMEPPSYVWHRVLQKGCLYALTAKWGHGKTAVMITVALHVATGRALGGHQVKRGRVLYLCGENPADVRLRVAAAVLKFGIGHAELAGQIFFTRRPFALDNEVELKRFVQEASAFGPFGLVLIDTGPAHSSAEEENDNREMHKLAMAMRDLMGPLGNPAAVALMHPTKEATRDNLQPRGGGAFSGSIDGELCAWQEQGQVDFFHRTKFRGPGFDPIRFVLERFELPGMEDNFGEPVVTVVAVESSNAEGMPICRKPLTGAAAIAHRALETALDDIAVRREVDGTFAREASRALNCPAPEAAVHIDDWRRVAYDMGISEGDGEAKKKAFRRARGKLVDDGIVRVWKDLYWLPEAA
- a CDS encoding helix-turn-helix transcriptional regulator; its protein translation is MKPTNDIDPFLTRTQVRALFGGISRSALRNWELSGKLPPPVRLSARVIGWRRSTIEALLEGRGVKESGGAR
- a CDS encoding DUF4124 domain-containing protein, which gives rise to MKFASLRLLPAGICLALGLAAALPAAAQWKWKDAAGKVQYSDRPPPASVPDKDILQRPAHSRALPPPPPAAASAAEDAALKPAAPTVDKELEARRKKEEEEQQAKRKAEEERLAQARAENCARARSYEQTLASGVRIARTNQKGEREILDDQERAKEMARVREIIQADCD
- the guaB gene encoding IMP dehydrogenase; the protein is MRLLGKALTFDDVLLVPAYSQVLPRDTSLATRLTRNITLNLPLVSAAMDTVTESRLAITMAQEGGIGIIHKNLSPKQQAAEVSKVKRYESGILRDPITVTPDMPVRAVKELSQEHGVSGFPVLEGKKVVGIVTGRDLRFETRLDLPIREIMTPRERLVTVKEGASLEEGKALMHKHRLERVLVVNDDFELRGLMTVKDITKQTNFPNAARDAHGKLRVGAAVGVGEGTEERIDLLVKAGVDVIVVDTAHGHSKGVLERVRWVKQHYPQVEVIGGNIATGAAALALVEAGADAVKVGIGPGSICTTRIVAGVGVPQITAIDNVATALAGTGVPLIADGGIRYSGDIAKAIAAGAHTVMMGGMFAGTEEAPGEVILYQGRSYKSYRGMGSIGAMKAGSADRYFQENDESTNPNADKLVPEGIEGRVPYKGALVTILYQMAGGLRAAMGYCGCASIEEMRTKAEFVQITAAGIRESHVHDVQIVKEAPNYRVE
- a CDS encoding helix-turn-helix transcriptional regulator, encoding MEQKTRRTLRRDDVLRKTGLSRTSQYMLERAGDFPKHFLLTPRCAVWFEDEVDAWLDARSKAAIKAATAPDHTLRQAFAGRGKQKLTREALA
- a CDS encoding helix-turn-helix domain-containing protein translates to MRQPLVAVNDQGRRIGEGHPLARLSDAEVDLIHELREAGMSYGELAARFGVSKSCIAHILTGRRRGEVPAAWVPRPVKPAKPAAPRKRTRTNKRPSQPAEQAAEPQGAVLFQQQLNAAWR
- the guaA gene encoding glutamine-hydrolyzing GMP synthase; the encoded protein is MHDKILILDFGSQVTQLIARRVREAHVYCEVHPCDVTDDWVRDYARDGHLKGVILSGSHASVYEESTDRAPQVVFELGVPVLGICYGMQTMATQLGGKVEGGHKREFGYAEVRAHGHTALLKDIADFTTPEGHGMLKVWMSHGDKVTELPPGFKLMASTPSCPIAGMADEARRFYGVQFHPEVTHTVKGRDILNRFVLQICGAKPDWVMGDYISEAVQKIREQVGDEEVILGLSGGVDSSVAAALIHRAIGDQLTCVFVDHGLLRLNEGQMVMDMFARNLGVKVVHVDASEQFTGHLKGVADPEAKRKIIGREFVEVFQAEARKLTRAKWLAQGTIYPDVIESAGAKTGKATTIKSHHNVGGLPETLGLKLLEPLRELFKDEVRELGVALGLPHEMVYRHPFPGPGLGVRILGEVKREYADLLRRADAIFIEELRNTVDPATGKSWYDLTSQAFAVFLPVKSVGVMGDGRTYDYVVALRAVQTSDFMTADWAELPYSLLKKVSSRIINEVRGINRVTYDVSSKPPATIEWE